The Neodiprion virginianus isolate iyNeoVirg1 chromosome 5, iyNeoVirg1.1, whole genome shotgun sequence genome contains a region encoding:
- the LOC124305808 gene encoding KICSTOR complex protein SZT2-like, producing the protein MKKNTEAMETDTENEEKAVLEAETVYLLMKKGFPISRNVRAQWMLEHLNTTITIQRPGANNEEIPELEIISALPVEPPLLWRGETSYRYQYKITTNTSLVFLAHKYRIVISLDLSPSLSTVDIQHGEVVMDEIYMATKRCLEGITRPFVVPGSERVMRPEIYVTVIAHTPFFTSPAQQVLVQGWLLNMENVALLTRFVEKQLNILEDRVALVTAIANQQLETLRSESERLVGGLFEEGGTCAGQSNSNSIKNISMVSPEASFINMLRYGMLALALLPECSCANLVVVSDGIVGVTDVHVLDSLVQQLRASTVACSFLHVGSTYHPHCSNALVPYQDLLCFLATATLGTYMTFVPQASFDEKASMNVYHRNFLCWQLYRTMTCDPSQMQSRPNEWHTSNPLFHGNRPPQLLRKKQIDDKVTCTLSSLLCCRLREGYLIKRVGLRDNCLELCFVLPWQTHVFLEYLISCSWPSKLPTVSNTIHYTITIEAPYEFLHDMTCVSKKPIKSQYRQSVVSRFWGALASLTDSDDMLSHFSWFPGSGWTWYNVPDTIRSGMPVFYLPTYPSSSSVLLSDPACSLFGQIWRPVILLDPSQWSRWMHSQRIALVLSHDRPLPRHLHLANQSGRFQSVQCRQAAAVLYAMLKNWATFVLVEYHTYVQFIFKEIDKPPVSFSLIRVSCKPPCVVLNIAFAGGTEGVIRHNVVVDLLECLSRLTLPNRPTEQRETPCCIILRKPLERILIRYERVPTDLNTVVFPDGTQPIPARFSPIPGGCLITTLSRYLHHSRWLWAVKKPVIQTVPNVAWPRLNVTAIARILSTITKMRLLEGFSFAHSSAGIINMVLEVQMQRPANDNAIHPCVIQYVLFPPHTIAPPSSERDSGSDEDTDEGTGDGEAGNDDGEGCGDFQIVTEVWIEPQCGHTMLPIQQTAAYMHALQYRQIPDAIAQVDEECINALLTLEHLNLLSQMILNETIGGDIQLGGVLTANQLNQTSTGSAAGRSTRRPSPAEYNQELSNANDRIRSIPFTFDVLNILPKCQQAELLFSIFSDGPNGEEREGANKCLVEGLIEHIKRLHNRELIFTADESQRFTEMLLARPRYDASQLSIPPHLGKEYMNGSMTNFRRPTWRCFVKGISVTHVIITILPSSEEDLRLLFSPNEQSNQNTSHTDCTDENDPLPINAGEYDKNLTPSRSVKSVGSSHALDVCSNLSSPTATMLSTPRPSERCESALNNFKQGPPLPIYVYDCPLATLIDTLVNKLDSSRVKDIYQDHTYKSGQLVGEDFITLKSGADTKPSSPEPKSDDSDNITGDHKSMIEHCKLLQLAHCQCYVVAVYKSLALQRPLSYQDMEAAVEQCEEALIEINITNYLRSVCQHLSPATENVPESSRAALSCNVVKHLHQLITEKFEKIMNSAFRAVPAHPEFYFCSLHWNFDKMERMDLLRCDSEEDVDGLVFPSEIIDRKADRGNENGNQLYSTWPGASLQDGSKLSSLASTQSLSCDLMEDDSSSQEQPLFLQLSCSVHTRSSLSTTPVKLLPTCFTDIVEKLETPLEEHNPAEMKITLDIICLNLPRKVLDVSLERSPGLRTTSFCSASSAGSTTTNSESSPDYDTQMSGTDALQDRIQHLPRRQHNAVCTLVDEIEWLLRDETATALLDQTIPTEHTLNLVARHVSESTGRPSCSMDKVPLQFVFPSEHCSPKFLEELRKLEIDRYCINEEGTLFYFTKNQSCSDDAVEVNCESSNQEENVAPNDDTFLEDMAEPQLQDIETRVSGTDSGDPPGCHSEISSVGEGHTGTDDGYEGDSSDSDDDCHWLTDLDKRRNRMPNFWLILKVEDNFVYVYFHCRFLELACPEVDRYRQIPKMVMSEIKAICRRVNQYLLLQNLHDTRTCDSLLEPESNEDYECRGETGSESGATHQNQVFSINMSPGVFRCPVIWKVPFCLHPRLKTGPGKPGLSRGIKALHAVLNRFSVNNRSNMFVYQENNENVFYLRLHEQISEVKPLQNKLSESHEKLVVSRSSSITSLSQSKGKEGDVLGTNDTRPRVRSFGEKESDLLNKPDDLIILMVYGISDAGPAVKCELVQVLQNRLDDAVLEVLSIMLARNPMCKLTPADVHFIQKQYQPPENVVQLLVPPHCLPHIEALGYYLRQNLLQFLHNPKYTDSRNHNHFQDYTKDSSKRVPESDIFLYNQSQSSGSKGIACIAVGIVNASGDLITTSKQEWLDSDFPHPFTVEHFQAIVSSSLYDGKLQPDLSPEALIEFRIWKQGRVNLESLTQKLRSAARHATWDLVTEYKILPTVLTEELPNEVPFDCTVAHKETQTPVKNKQYKPSILDAIQLNRYEVGEDGALHQVYCTTLHHWFQFALQTNVPAVKKHIVVMQRRHPIPVIAKELQNLIRGHAPDTSSRTFVLSGRQPFIDTNPTHEEIHMAKSFHMSESMESVSSSWMSFVKDDNSDPTVYVPCDLTREDQSPIKCLLIARNFYQWKASHSKTIEPEMLMPKSQKLLQKFNPLILDSSFVPRQRLLLAEIQSDNIIIYMYNWSKERSEKLTKQVTNLGTWLSSRSSLFTNIVMQKLGIFHHQPAPAFPQEDRNPSYYQITDMETLTKFPNDLHNDGKEWPRSSNRSNIGKTTTLSWNPRISQVLRDAKPSSPHPVNSATDAVVRAAYHLQDVRQREKKAKEDFKCLGEMWQSRAANSNIPISQATLNLFKQHSRLIHYCHTPLLFLPKWRLQSAASRDHSLSQPPATLQSMVQQQSPQNAQAQSKTASLTSNATITEWHRELCITMLMEYKQYLQTLGFNSVRVESSKKVKQGHNPHHTCYLQKSMLGGILLFEVLMREPYFIAKVRVIECSRLQTKSSSALVNQFMLSFVDACDKVKIDMHLHSFTYDFHLRCIHSYIAGNGLWSLREDYDLTYFLDDFMKYYSKAPNYARNLVYSDTVTVSNLATPARTLYSYLLSNEKACGMQVLGMSRDSNENKENEFILVRLQSTPLVSYCDAQDMKHTNDFDITLIVSRLEQPPNLEKSEITLKYYLMLTRKREVYPKKEVQNNKLGKFRTVYSISRSINNSHAESPSGSSPVSPVPSLQHKTSKTELLTSSVESSETQDPTNTELTEQLKTDNPIDVNNSLAPTPPPVPSSPLTQNPSLPNAPATTSSHLVQIRQESVNYLGYYSSHEQLMQQMIMSQAHAATARITTMIKDGALQCRTHLLWNKLLENRSVMNYFEFTELCTLAQVEPLSKIDPRLSLLLSQPLTWYQALAKVLINKYQDHHKLFNAPDGNVSHVVVLHPSYLHAFMMLTIDLHTSRGELCAVYRKPADLVTSSFNLGDVYSLIEGFVNVCCFHLWMGLCSQ; encoded by the exons atgaaaaaaaatacagaagcCATGGAGACGGACACGGAAAACGAG GAAAAAGCCGTTCTTGAAGCAGAAACTGTCTATCTGCTGATGAAAAAGGGTTTTCCAATTTCGAGGAATGTCCGTGCTCAATGGATGCTGGAGCATTTGAATACCACGATAACAATACAGCGACCCGGAGCCAATAACGAGGAAATACCAGAGCTGGAAATAATCTCTGCACTGCCAGTTGAACCGCCGCTGTTATGGCGAGGAGAGACGAGCTATCGGTATCAGTAcaaaataacaacaaacacGTCGCTCGTTTTCTTAGCTCACAAGTATAGAATCGTAATCAGTCTCGACTTGAGCCCTTCACTTTCCACTGTT GACATACAACACGGTGAAGTAGTAATGGACGAAATTTACATGGCTACCAAACGGTGCCTGGAGGGTATAACGCGACCA TTTGTGGTCCCTGGAAGTGAGCGTGTGATGAGACCTGAGATATATGTAACTGTGATAGCCCACACCCCATTTTTCACTAGTCCTGCACAGCAAGTTTTGGTTCAGGGCTGGCTCCTGAACATGGAAAATGTGGCGTTGCTTACACGCTTTGTTGAAAAGCAATTGAACATTCTCGAAGACAGAGTAGCTCTGGTCACGGCCATAGCTAATCAACAGCTGGAAACGCTGAGGTCCGAGAGCGAGCGACTAGTTGGTGGCCTCTTTGAGGAAGGAGGCACATGTGCGGGACAGAGTAACAGCAACTccataaaaaatatatcaatggTATCTCCGGAAGCCAGTTTCATCAATATGCTGCGGTATGGAATGCTCGCTCTCGCCCTTCTCCCAGAATGTAGTTGTGCTA ATCTGGTTGTAGTGTCGGATGGTATTGTAGGGGTGACCGATGTGCATGTTCTGGACTCTTTGGTTCAGCAGTTACGTGCATCGACAGTGGCGTGCAGTTTTTTGCACGTGGGAAGCACCTATCACCCTCATTGCTCAAATGCTCTAGTCCCATACCAAGACCTCCTCTGTTTCTTGGCAACAGCTACTTTAGGCACTTACATGACGTTCGTACCGCAAGCT AGTTTCGACGAAAAAGCAAGTATGAACGTTTATCATAGAAATTTTCTATGCTGGCAACTATATCGAACCATGACATGTGATCCGTCGCAAATGCAGTCTAGGCCGAATGAATGGCATACCAGCAATCCGTTGTTTCATGGAAACAGGCCTCCTCAATTGCTCAGgaagaaacaaattgatgacAAAGTTACTTGCACTTTGAGCAGCCTCTTGTGCTGTCGACTGCGCGAAGGATATCTGATCAAGCGTGTCGGACTGCGGGACAATTGCTTGGAATTGTGCTTTGTTCTGCCTTGGCAAACTCACGTATTTTTGGAATATTTGATCAGTTGCTCGTGGCCCTCAAAACTGCCAACTGTATCCAACACTATACATTACACCATTACTATTGAGG CACCGTATGAATTCCTTCACGACATGACCTGTGTATCGAAAAAGCCCATCAAGTCACAATACCGCCAGAGTGTTGTTTCCAGATTTTGGGGAGCTCTCGCTTCTTTGACAGATAGTGACGATATGTTGTCACACTTTAGTTGGTTTCCAGGCTCAGGGTGGACTTGGTACAACGTCCCTGACACGATCAGAAGCGGGATGCCTGTATTTTATTTGCCCACTTATCCGTCAAGCAGTTCAGTATTGCTGAG CGACCCAGCCTGTTCGTTGTTTGGACAAATTTGGCGACCGGTCATTCTTCTCGATCCGTCACAATGGTCACGCTGGATGCATTCCCAAAGGATTGCTCTGGTGCTTTCTCACGACAGACCATTGCCACGTCATCTCCACCTTGCTAATCAGAGCGGAAGGTTCCAAAGTGTTCAGTGTCGGCAAGCCGCGGCTGTTTTGTACGCGATGCTGAAAAACTGGGCGACATTCGTGCTCGTCGAATATCACACATACGTGCAATTCATATTCAAGGAAATTGACAAACCGCCAGTGTCATTTTCGTTAATACGAGTCAGCTGCAAGCCTCCTTGTGTAGTACTGAACATAGCTTTTGCTGGCGGGACAGAAGGCGTCATTCGGCACAATGTGGTCGTCGATTTACTCGAGTGTTTGTCAAGGTTAACGCTGCCCAATCGACCAACCGAGCAGAGAGAAACTCCGTGCTGCATCATCCTGCGCAAACCCTTGGAGCGAATTTTAATTAGATACGAACGCGTGCCGACCGACCTGAACACCGTCGTTTTTCCTGACGGCACGCAGCCTATTCCTGCCAGATTTTCACCCATACCTGGTGGCTGCTTGATCACGACTTTATCGAGGTATCTCCATCACAGCAGGTGGTTGTGGGCTGTAAAAAAGCCAGTAATTCAAACAGTTCCTAACGTCGCCTGGCCCAGGCTAAACGTCACCGCCATTGCCAGGATACTATCAACAATTACAAA GATGAGGCTCTTGGAAGGTTTTAGTTTCGCCCATTCGTCTGCTGGAATAATCAACATGGTGCTTGAGGTGCAAATGCAAAGACCTGCGAACGACAATGCAATACATCCTTGCGTCATTCAATACGTTCTTTTTCCGCCTCATACAATAGCGCCTCCCTCATCAGAACGAGATAGCGGCTCGGACGAAGACACTGACGAAG GTACCGGAGATGGAGAAGCTGGAAACGACGATGGGGAAGGTTGCGGTGACTTCCAAATAGTTACAGAAGTCTGGATCGAGCCTCAATGCGGCCACACGATGCTCCCTATACAACAAACAGCCGCTTACATGCACGCCTTGCAATATCGCCAGATACCGGATGCG ATAGCTCAAGTTGACGAAGAATGCATTAACGCGCTTCTGACTTTGGAACACCTGAATTTATTAAGTCAAATGATTTTGAACGAAACGATTGGTGGAGATATACAATTAGGCGGAGTTTTGACTGCGAATCAGTTGAATCAAACTAGCACTGGATCAGCAGCTGGCAGATCGACAAGAAGGCCGAGTCCTGCCGAGTATAATCAAGAACTATCTAATGCCAATGATCGAATACGGTCGATACCATTCACTTTCGACGTCTTGAACATCTTACCCAAGTGCCAGCAAGCAGAGCTTTTGTTTTCCATATTCTCTGATG GACCGAACGGCGAGGAAAGAGAAGGAGCTAACAAGTGTTTGGTCGAAGGGCTCATAGAGCACATTAAGCGGCTTCATAATCGAGAATTGATATTTACTGCCGACGAATCGCAGAGGTTTACAGAAATGCTGTTAGCACGACCTCGATACGACGCTTCACAGCTTAGCATTCCACCACATTTAG GCAAAGAATACATGAATGGATCaatgacaaattttcgaaGACCGACTTGGAGATGCTTTGTCAAAGGTATCAGCGTGACGCACGTTATTATCACAATACTTCCGTCGTCAGAAGAAGACTTGCGCTTACTTTTCTCTCCCAACGAGCAGAGCAACCAGAATACCAGTCACACAGATTGTACAGACGAGAACGATCCACTACCAATTAATGCTGGagaatatgataaaaatttgactccTTCACGATCGGTAAAAAGCGTAGGTAGTTCTCACGCCTTGGACGTATGCTCAAATCTTTCGAGCCCAACAGCGACAATGCTAAGTACACCGAGGCCCAGCGAACGCTGTGAATCTGCTCTAAATAACTTCAAACAAGGACCGCCTCTGCCCATATACGTTTACGATTGTCCGTTAGCAACGCTAATCGACACCCTGGTCAACAAACTCGACTCTTCGCGAGTCAAAGATATTTACCAGGACCATACGTACAAATCTGGCCAATTGGTCGGAGAAGATTTCATCACCCTGAAATCGGGGGCCGATACCAAACCTTCTTCTCCAGAGCCAAAGAGCGACGACTCCGACAACATTACGGGAG ATCACAAAAGCATGATCGAGCATTGCAAGCTGCTTCAGTtggctcattgtcagtgcTACGTTGTCGCTGTGTACAAATCACTCGCTCTTCAACGTCCGTTGAGTTATCAAGACATGGAAGCGGCGGTTGAGCAGTGCGAAGAAGCGCTCATAGAAATTAACATAACAAACTACTTGCGCTCGGTTTGTCAACATTTAAGTCCGGCCACTGAAAATGTTCCAGAATCCTCGCGTGCTGCGCTATCCTGCAATGTTGTGAAGCACCTTCATCAATTGATAAcagaaaagtttgaaaaaataatgaacagTGCTTTCAGAGCTGTACCGGCTCATCcggaattttatttctgcTCTCTACACTGGAATTTCGACAAAATg gagAGAATGGACCTCCTGAGGTGCGACAGTGAAGAAGACGTGGATGGCCTGGTTTTCCCCTCAGAAATTATCGATCGTAAGGCAGACCGTGGAAACGAAAACG GGAATCAGTTGTACTCGACATGGCCTGGCGCAAGTCTTCAGGACGGAAGTAAACTTTCCAGTCTAGCATCGACACAATCGCTAAGCTGTGATTTAATGGAAGACGATAGTTCAAGTCAAGAACAACCCCTTTTCTTGCAGCTCAGTTGCTCGGTGCATACACGATCCAGTCTGTCGACTACGCCGGTGAAACTGCTGCCAACCTGCTTCACAGATATCGTAGAAAAGCTCGAAACTCCGCTCGAGGAGCATAATCCggcagaaatgaaaataacccTGGATATAATATGCCTCAATCTTCCGAGGAAGGTTCTGGATGTGAGTCTGGAACGCAGTCCAGGGTTGAGAACTACTTCGTTCTGTAGCGCCTCTTCGGCTGGCAGCACTACGACAAACAGCGAGAGCAGCCCTGATTATGACACACAAATGTCTGGCACCGACGCTTTACAGGACAGAATTCAACATCTACCCAGAAGACAGCACAACGCAGTCTGCACGTTGGTCGACGAGATCGAATGGCTGCTGAGGGATGAAACTGCGACAGCACTGCTGGATCAAACCATTCCTACAGAACATACCCTGAATCTTGTCGCAAGACACGTTTCCGAATCCACTGGGAGACCAAGCTGTTCAATGGACAAAGTACCGCTGCAGTTTGTCTTTCCATCCGAACATTGTAGCCCGAAATTTCTGGAGGAATTGAGGAAATTGGAAATCGATCGGTACTGCATCAACGAGGAAGGAACTCtcttttatttcacaaaaaatcaAAGCTGCAGTGACGACGCTGTAGAAGTTAATTGTGAGTCGAGTAACCAGGAGGAAAATGTAGCCCCGAACG ACGACACGTTCCTGGAAGATATGGCAGAACCACAACTGCAGGATATCGAAACCAGAGTGAGCGGAACGGATTCCGGAGACCCTCCAGGGTGTCATTCCGAGATATCTAGCGTGGGAGAAGGTCATACTGGAACCGATGACGGATACGAAGGTGACAGCAGCGATTCGGATGATGATTGCCACTGGCTAACCGATCTTGACAAACGAAGAAATCGGATGCCGAATTTTTGGCTCATATTAAAAGTCGAAGATAATTTCGTTTACGTGTACTTTCATTGCAG GTTCCTGGAACTGGCTTGTCCCGAGGTCGATCGTTACCGACAAATCCCGAAGATGGTGATGTCCGAAATAAAGGCGATATGTCGACGGGTGAATCAGTACCTATTGCTGCAAAACTTGCACGATACACGAACATGCGATTCCTTGCTGGAACCAGAGTCGAACGAAGACTACGAGTGTCGAGGTGAAACGGGTAGTGAATCAGGCGCCACGCACCAAAACCAAGTTTTCTCGATCAATATGTCACCAGGCGTGTTCAGGTGCCCCGTAATATGGAAAGTCCCATTCTGCCTTCATCCCAGACTGAAAACCGGGCCAGGGAAACCTGGACTTTCTCGCGGAATAAAAGCTCTCCACGCGGTGTTGAATCGTTTTTCTGTGAACAATCGCAGCAACATGTTTGTCTATCAGGAAAACAATGAGAACGTGTTTTACCTGAGATTACACGAGCAGATAAGCGAGGTCAAACCTCTGCAGAATAAGCTCTCGGAAAGTCATGAAAAACTAGTCGTCTCTAGGAGCAGCAGCATCACCTCGTTGTCCCAATCCAAAGGAAAAGAAGGAGACGTTTTGGGGACAAACGATACTCGTCCGAGAGTCCGATCCTTCGGTGAAAAGGAAAGCGACCTACTGAACAAGCCTGACGATCTGATAATCCTCATGGTTTATGGGATTTCTGATGCCGGGCCTGCAGTAAAATGCGAACTTGTTCAGGTCCTGCAGAATCGCCTAGACGACGCTGTGCTGGAAGTTTTGTCCATCATGCTCGCCAGGAATCCTATGTGCAAGTTGACCCCGGCAGACGTGCACTTCATTCAGAAACAATACCAGCCTCCAGAAAATGTCGTACAGTTATTAGTGCCACCACATTGTTTACCTCACATCGAAGCCTTGGGATACTACCTGCGGCAAAACCTGTTACAATTTTTGCACAATCCAAAATACACTGACTCGAGAAACCACAATCATTTTCAAGACTACACCAAAGATTCTAGCAAAAGAGTTCCCGAATCagacatatttttatacaatcaaAGCCAATCCAGCGGCAGTAAAGGAATCGCTTGCATAGCCGTGGGGATCGTCAACGCCAGCGGGGACTTGATAACAACGAGTAAACAAGAATGGCTGGATTCTGACTTTCCTCATCCGTTCACTGTTGAGCATTTTCAAGCAATTGTTTCCAGCTCTTTGTACGATGGCAAATTACAGCCAGATTTGTCCCCCGAGGCGCTGATCGAATTCAGAATTTGGAAACAGGGCCGTGTGAACTTGGAATCTTTGACCCAAAAATTGCGTTCCGCAGCCAGGCATGCCACTTGGGATTTAGTCACGGAATATAAAATCTTACCCACTGTTCTCACGGAAGAATTGCCCAACGAAGTTCCATTCGATTGTACAGTAGCGCACAAAGAAACTCAGACGCCAGTGAAGAATAAACAATACAAACCCTCAATTTTGGATGCTATCCAGCTGAACAGGTACGAGGTAGGCGAAGACGGGGCACTCCATCAAGTTTATTGCACTACACTGCACCACTGGTTTCAGTTTGCTTTACAGACCAACGTACCTGCGGTCAAAAAACACATAGTTGTCATGCAAAGGCGACACCCGATTCCTGTCATCGCTAAAGAACTGCAGAATTTGATTCGCGGTCACGCACCTGACACATCTTCTAGGACCTTTGTCCTATCCGGACGCCAGCCGTTCATCGATACCAACCCAACTCACGAAGAGATTCACATGGCAAAGTCTTTTCACATGTCAGAAAGCATGGAGAGTGTCAGCAGCTCTTGGATGTCCTTCGTCAAGGATGATAATAGCGACCCAACAGTATATGTACCGTGCGATTTAACCAGGGAAGATCAAAGTCCGATAAAATGTCTCTTAATTgccagaaatttttatcaatggAAGGCTTCGCATAGCAAAACAATCGAACCTGAAATGTTGATGCCTAAAA GTCAAAAATTGCTCCAGAAATTCAACCCTCTGATTTTGGACTCTAGTTTTGTTCCTAgacaacgcctcctgcttgCTGAAATACAGAGCGATAAC ATTATTATCTACATGTACAACTGGTCGAAGGAACGTTCCGAGAAGTTGACTAAGCAAGTGACGAATCTTGGCACATGGCTGTCGTCGAGATCAAGTTTATTTACGAATATAGTGATGCAGAAATTGGGAATATTCCACCATCAGCCAGCACCGGCTTTCCCTCAGGAGGACAGAAATCCGTCGTACTATCAAATAACCGACATGGAAACTCTGACCAAATTTCCAAACGACTTACATAACGACGGCAAAGAATGGCCTCGAAGCTCGAATCGCAGTAACATTGGAAAAACAACAACCCTGTCATGGAATCCTCGCATATCTCAAGTCCTGAGGGACGCTAAACCGAGTAGTCCACACCCAGTAAACAGCGCGACAGACGCCGTGGTGAGAGCAGCTTATCATCTGCAGGACGTGCGtcagcgagaaaaaaaagccAAAG AGGACTTTAAGTGCCTTGGTGAAATGTGGCAGAGCCGCGCGGCTAATTCGAATATCCCAATCTCCCAAGCTACTTTAAATCTGTTCAAGCAGCACTCTCGGCTGATTCATTACTGCCATACACCACTTCTTTTCCTGCCGAAATGGCGACTGCAGTCTGCCGCCAGCAGAGATCATTCTCTCTCTCAGCCCCCCGCCACTCTACAATCAATGGTTCAGCAACAGTCTCCTCAGAATGCTCAGGCTCAATCCAAAACTGCAAGCCTCACTTCCAATGCAACGATCACCGAGTGGCACAGAGAGCTGTGCATCACCATGCTGATGGAGTATAAACAGTATCTTCAAACGTTGGGATTCAATTCAGTCAGAGTCGAATCCTCAAAAAAAGT TAAACAAGGCCACAATCCGCATCACACATGCTACCTGCAAAAATCAATGCTAGGTGGTATTTTATTGTTCGAAGTTCTGATGCGTGAACCGTACTTCATAGCCAAGGTACGGGTGATCGAATGCAGCAGACTTCAAACAAAATCAAGCAGCGCTCTAGTAAATCAG TTTATGCTCAGTTTCGTCGATGCCTGTGACAAGGTAAAAATTGACATGCATCTTCATTCGTTCACGTATGACTTTCACCTACGCTGTATCCATTCGTATATCGCTGGGAACGGCTTGTGGTCTTTACGAGAAGACTACGACTTGACCTATTTCTTGGACGATTTTATGAAATACTACAGCAAAGCTCCGAATTATGCTAGAAATCTTGTCTACAGCG ATACAGTGACTGTGAGTAACTTAGCGACGCCGGCGCGAACCCTGTACTCGTATCTTCTGTCAAACGAGAAAGCATGCGGTATGCAAGTTTTAGGTATGTCGCGCGATTCCAACGAGAACAAAGAGAACGAGTTCATTTTAGTAAGACTGCAGAGTACCCCCTTGGTCAGTTATTGCGACGCGCAGGATATGAAACACACCAACGACTTTGACATCACTCTGATAGTATCAAGGCTGGAGCAGCCACCGAATCTGGAAAAATCAGAGATAACTTTGAAGTACTACTTGATGCTGACGAGGAAGAGGGAAGTCTACCCGAAAAAGGAGGTTCAGAACAATAAGCTTGGAAAATTTCGCACGGTTTACAGCATATCACGATCGATCAACAACTCACATGCCGAAAGCCCATCAGGCTCCAGTCCAGTCTCACCTGTACCGTCGCTGCAGCATAAAACCTCGAAAACGGAACTATTGACCAGCTCCGTTGAGTCGAGCGAAACCCAAGATCCAACTAACACGGAACTCACAGAGCAGCTCAAGACCGATAACCCAATTGATGTAAACAATTCTCTAGCTCCGACTCCCCCACCAGTTCCCAGCTCACCTTTAACCCAAAATCCAAGCCTTCCTAACGCTCCTGCCACCACATCGTCCCACTTGGTACAAATTCGACAGGAGTCCGTTAATTACTTAGGGTACTATTCGTCGCATGAACAGCTGATGCAACAAATGATCATGTCCCAGGCACACGCAGCGACGGCAAGAATCACAACTATGATAAAAGACGGGGCTCTTCAATGCCGTACGCATTTACTCTGGAATAAACTTCTTGAGAATAGATCTGTAATGAACTATTTCGAGTTTACCGAACTCTGTACACTGGCACAGGTTGAACCACTCTCTAAAATAGATCCGAGACTCAGCTTGTTGCTCAGCCAGCCTTTAACTTGGTACCAGGCTCTGGCCAAAGTCTTGATAAACAAATACCAGGATCATCATAAACTCTTCAATGCACCGGATGGCAACGTTAGCCATGTTGTTGTACTTCATCCGAGTTACCTGCATGCGTTCATGATGCTAACCATAGATCTCCACACTTCACGAGgg GAACTGTGCGCAGTGTATAGAAAGCCTGCTGACCTTGTGACGTCTTCATTCAATTTGGGCGACGTATACAGTTTGATAGAAGGTTTTGTAAATGTATGCTGTTTTCATCTGTGGATGGGACTTTGCAGCCAATAA